One Lysinibacillus fusiformis genomic window carries:
- the msrB gene encoding peptide-methionine (R)-S-oxide reductase MsrB, with product MSKEQRLKELTDMQYYVTQENGTEPPFRNEYDQHFENGIYVDVVSGKPLFSSLDKFDAGCGWPAFAKPMVKEEVTEHFDTTHGMRRVEVRSKEADSHLGHVFPDGPSELGGLRYCINSASLRFIPKENLEQEGYAEYISLFK from the coding sequence ATGAGCAAAGAGCAACGTTTAAAAGAGCTAACAGATATGCAGTACTATGTCACACAGGAAAATGGTACAGAACCACCGTTTCGCAATGAGTATGATCAGCATTTTGAAAACGGTATTTATGTAGATGTTGTTTCGGGCAAGCCATTGTTTAGCTCACTCGATAAATTCGACGCAGGTTGTGGTTGGCCAGCATTTGCTAAACCGATGGTAAAGGAAGAAGTGACAGAGCATTTTGATACGACACATGGTATGCGTCGAGTAGAAGTTCGTAGCAAAGAGGCTGATTCGCATTTAGGACATGTCTTCCCAGATGGACCAAGTGAGCTTGGAGGTTTACGATATTGTATTAACTCTGCTTCTCTTCGTTTTATCCCTAAAGAAAATCTTGAACAAGAAGGCTATGCTGAATATATCTCATTATTTAAATAA
- the msrA gene encoding peptide-methionine (S)-S-oxide reductase MsrA yields MAMQYATFAGGCFWCMVKPFDETPGIESVISGYTGGHVENPTYQQVCAETTGHLEAVQIMFDDELYSYEQLLSTFWTLIDPTDAGGQFYDRGESYTTAIFYHNEEQRELAEQSKTDLAASGKFDKPIAVRILPASTFYAAEDTHQYYYKKNPMHYERYAVGSGRKAFQEQHWGHRK; encoded by the coding sequence ATGGCAATGCAATATGCTACGTTTGCGGGCGGTTGTTTTTGGTGCATGGTCAAGCCATTCGATGAGACACCTGGCATAGAATCCGTGATCTCTGGCTACACAGGTGGGCATGTCGAAAATCCAACCTATCAACAAGTGTGCGCTGAAACGACAGGTCATCTAGAAGCCGTTCAAATTATGTTCGATGATGAGCTCTATTCATACGAGCAATTACTGTCGACATTTTGGACATTAATCGACCCTACTGATGCAGGTGGACAATTTTATGATCGTGGAGAGTCATACACTACAGCGATTTTTTATCATAATGAAGAACAACGGGAATTGGCAGAACAATCAAAGACGGATTTAGCGGCATCAGGAAAATTTGATAAGCCAATTGCAGTGAGGATTTTACCTGCGAGTACATTTTATGCGGCTGAAGATACCCATCAATATTATTATAAGAAAAATCCAATGCACTATGAACGTTATGCAGTCGGTTCAGGTCGCAAAGCGTTTCAGGAGCAACACTGGGGGCACAGAAAATGA
- a CDS encoding YpmS family protein, giving the protein MNKWKFAFFALAGTVLFAILLVVYLATKPVDEVNLAKSSESEEIKGNVLVVQTTTKEFESISKKYLKDAAKGSPLPIDFTVGDDIQLKSKLTVFYTEIPITMNFEPIVDEKGNIILKQTEMNVGLLNIPPETTMKIMRDSVEFPSWITVNPNKAEIYIDLSRVNIASGSRVRAKELDLPNDKILLEIIVPGE; this is encoded by the coding sequence ATGAATAAATGGAAATTCGCATTTTTCGCGTTAGCGGGAACGGTGCTTTTTGCGATCCTCCTCGTCGTTTATTTAGCTACGAAACCAGTAGATGAAGTAAATTTAGCGAAGAGTTCAGAAAGTGAAGAAATAAAAGGCAATGTACTTGTAGTCCAAACAACTACGAAGGAATTTGAATCGATATCGAAGAAGTATTTAAAAGATGCGGCTAAGGGTTCGCCGTTACCGATTGATTTCACAGTAGGTGACGACATTCAACTGAAAAGTAAATTGACTGTATTTTATACAGAAATTCCAATTACCATGAATTTTGAACCGATTGTCGATGAAAAAGGCAATATTATTTTAAAGCAAACGGAAATGAATGTTGGACTATTAAATATTCCACCGGAGACGACGATGAAAATTATGCGTGATTCGGTGGAATTCCCTTCATGGATTACAGTGAATCCGAATAAAGCAGAAATTTACATTGATTTATCACGTGTAAATATTGCTTCAGGTTCACGCGTGCGTGCAAAGGAACTAGACTTACCAAACGATAAAATTTTATTGGAAATTATCGTTCCAGGGGAATAA
- a CDS encoding GDSL-type esterase/lipase family protein, with protein MDIWRVFLSCLIVLVLSGCAISIDEPNPQAEPVGDQAATEQDMRQDEQQTEDEGEPSRNMLTQIFEHFFEPSPEDLRQIDDENAKQLHYLALGDSLTDGVGDEYSQDGYVGRLADSLLTWPSISEVEVDNRGKRGRRSDQLLKLVKKGHYDEELQQAQLISLTMGGNDVMKVVRQDLFNLKRDAFDAELQTYEKRYSKIIDGIRAKNPTVPLLLIGFYNPFSIVTNEANEFDTIITEWNNVIERVAIKDTNACYVSVEDLFDSNEELVYHTDFFHPNAKGYEKMKERILEAMGQCGMEKKINKEIGFEE; from the coding sequence ATGGACATTTGGCGAGTATTTTTGTCATGTTTGATCGTCTTAGTACTAAGTGGTTGTGCTATTTCAATAGATGAACCGAATCCGCAGGCTGAACCAGTAGGTGATCAGGCAGCGACGGAGCAAGATATGAGACAGGATGAGCAACAAACAGAAGATGAGGGTGAACCCTCTAGAAATATGTTGACGCAAATTTTTGAACATTTTTTTGAACCATCACCAGAGGATTTACGGCAAATTGATGATGAAAACGCGAAGCAACTACATTACTTGGCACTAGGAGATTCTTTAACGGATGGTGTTGGTGATGAGTATAGTCAAGACGGTTATGTTGGGAGATTAGCAGACTCGTTGCTCACTTGGCCTTCGATTTCAGAAGTTGAAGTTGATAATCGAGGAAAAAGGGGAAGACGTAGCGATCAGCTATTAAAATTAGTGAAAAAAGGGCATTATGATGAAGAGTTACAACAAGCACAGCTCATTTCATTGACTATGGGTGGAAATGATGTAATGAAGGTTGTCAGACAGGATCTATTTAATTTAAAACGGGATGCTTTTGATGCTGAATTACAGACCTATGAGAAACGTTATAGTAAAATTATTGATGGTATTCGTGCAAAAAATCCCACAGTACCACTACTACTAATTGGCTTTTATAATCCATTCTCTATCGTCACAAATGAGGCTAATGAGTTTGACACGATTATTACCGAGTGGAATAACGTGATTGAAAGGGTAGCTATTAAGGATACAAATGCATGCTATGTATCAGTGGAAGATTTGTTCGATTCGAACGAAGAACTCGTTTATCATACGGATTTCTTTCACCCAAATGCAAAAGGTTACGAAAAAATGAAAGAACGAATTTTAGAAGCGATGGGGCAATGCGGTATGGAAAAGAAGATTAACAAGGAAATAGGCTTCGAGGAGTGA
- a CDS encoding DegV family protein, with product MGRIHIVTDSTCDLTKEEVAQHGIHIVPLTIQIDGKTYIDGVDLAPQSFLGLMKEAKNLPKSSQPAPGKFKELYDELGKDGDQIISIHMTGGMSGTVESARQAAQMTDANVTVIDSRFIAIGLAIQLREAIKMRDAGATVEQIVARLDKVRENTHLYVIVDTLENLIKGGRIGKGTGFIGSLLNIKVIANLEGGAYNPVSKVRSHKQVVNFLFKQFQADTAGKTVKAVGISHADGLTTMGGPLKELVESTGFDDVEIAFTSPIISTHTGPGAIGFIYFSE from the coding sequence GTGGGACGAATTCATATTGTAACGGACTCAACTTGCGATTTAACAAAAGAAGAAGTAGCGCAACACGGTATACATATTGTGCCGTTAACGATCCAAATTGATGGGAAAACGTATATAGACGGTGTAGATCTGGCACCACAATCATTTTTAGGCTTAATGAAAGAAGCCAAAAATTTACCGAAAAGTTCACAACCTGCACCAGGGAAATTTAAAGAATTATATGATGAGCTCGGTAAAGATGGCGACCAAATCATCTCAATTCATATGACAGGTGGGATGAGTGGTACTGTAGAGTCTGCTCGACAAGCTGCTCAAATGACAGATGCAAATGTCACGGTAATCGATTCGCGATTTATCGCAATTGGACTTGCTATCCAATTACGTGAAGCGATAAAAATGCGCGATGCGGGGGCTACAGTTGAACAAATCGTCGCACGCCTTGACAAAGTACGTGAAAATACTCATTTATATGTCATTGTAGATACGCTTGAGAATCTTATTAAAGGTGGACGTATCGGTAAAGGTACGGGCTTTATTGGTTCGCTGCTCAATATTAAAGTTATTGCGAACTTAGAAGGCGGGGCATATAACCCAGTGTCAAAAGTACGTAGTCATAAACAAGTGGTGAATTTTTTATTTAAGCAATTCCAAGCAGATACTGCTGGTAAAACCGTGAAGGCTGTTGGGATTTCCCATGCCGATGGGTTGACAACTATGGGTGGGCCTTTAAAAGAATTAGTAGAAAGTACAGGCTTCGATGACGTGGAAATTGCCTTTACATCACCGATTATCTCGACACATACAGGTCCAGGTGCGATTGGATTTATTTATTTTTCAGAATAA
- the trhA gene encoding PAQR family membrane homeostasis protein TrhA, which translates to MMTSLDYKTWKEELWNAITHGIGFIASIPALIVLILAGVQHGNAMHIVTFSIFGASVIILFLMSTLLHSMPEKYKFFFAILDHSSIYILIAGTYTPFLLLAIGGTLGVTLLCIIWTLAILGVLFKCFFINRFEILSLVFYIGMGWLIIFAIKPIYLYLGSHGFSLLLAGGLFYTIGAIFYAWRSLPYNHTIWHLFVLAGCGSMYTCIYLYL; encoded by the coding sequence ATGATGACTTCATTGGATTATAAAACGTGGAAGGAAGAGCTTTGGAATGCCATTACACACGGTATCGGTTTTATAGCAAGTATTCCAGCACTAATTGTCCTAATCTTGGCAGGTGTACAACATGGCAATGCGATGCATATTGTAACCTTCAGTATATTTGGCGCTTCCGTCATTATCCTATTTTTAATGTCGACACTACTCCATAGCATGCCTGAAAAATACAAGTTCTTTTTCGCTATCCTCGACCATTCCTCTATCTATATTTTAATTGCCGGTACCTATACACCGTTTCTATTACTAGCCATTGGTGGGACATTAGGCGTTACGTTACTTTGTATTATATGGACCCTCGCTATTCTTGGCGTGCTCTTTAAATGCTTTTTTATTAATCGCTTTGAAATTCTCTCTCTAGTCTTTTACATTGGTATGGGCTGGCTCATAATATTTGCGATTAAGCCTATTTATCTTTACTTAGGGAGTCATGGCTTTTCACTATTGTTAGCTGGCGGTCTTTTTTATACAATCGGTGCTATTTTTTACGCATGGCGCTCTCTTCCCTACAACCATACAATCTGGCACCTCTTTGTTCTAGCTGGATGTGGTTCGATGTATACTTGTATCTACCTATACTTATAA
- a CDS encoding dihydrofolate reductase yields MISLIVAHDENYVIGYENGMPWHLPGDLQYFKEKTMSKPMIMGRKTFESIGRPLPGRRNIVITRDESYHADGIEAVTSLEAALGLAGDVPEIMIIGGEQIFRLSMDIADRLYITKINHAFNGDTFFPKYEEDFKKVSAQEAETAPEGYTFQYQIFERKNQLR; encoded by the coding sequence ATGATTTCTTTAATTGTAGCACATGATGAAAATTACGTAATAGGATACGAAAACGGTATGCCGTGGCATCTCCCAGGAGATTTACAATACTTTAAGGAAAAAACGATGAGCAAGCCAATGATTATGGGGCGTAAAACATTTGAATCAATTGGTAGACCACTTCCAGGGCGTCGCAATATTGTCATTACTCGTGACGAAAGCTACCATGCTGATGGCATTGAAGCGGTTACGAGTTTAGAGGCGGCACTCGGCCTAGCAGGGGATGTCCCAGAAATTATGATAATTGGAGGCGAACAAATATTCCGTTTATCTATGGATATTGCAGATCGATTATATATTACAAAAATTAATCATGCGTTTAATGGGGATACGTTTTTCCCAAAATATGAAGAGGATTTTAAGAAAGTTTCGGCACAAGAAGCTGAGACAGCACCTGAGGGCTACACTTTTCAATATCAAATTTTTGAACGCAAAAATCAGCTTCGTTAA
- a CDS encoding alpha/beta hydrolase, whose amino-acid sequence MTQLTNEAVRYIHATDSGKHYYEVTPQEARAIRAVPKWQSPHVPHLASIVDKQITVRDGAKINVRIYTPVHDEILPVIVYYHGGGWVFGDLESADAGCQLLAEKAQAIVVSIDYRLAPEYLFPTPLLDAYDGLLWVYENIATFGGEAARITVAGDSAGGNLATVVAYLAAILNGPKISAQALIYPVTNVNFTTASYATYGEHYGLDKQGMKWFAHHYTDIDNYTNPLVSPLHIEHVSVLPKTIIIAAEADVLYDEGLAYAQKLADTGVIVEHVRMAGLIHSYFSKMDYFEEATIDTVEKIAAFLK is encoded by the coding sequence ATGACACAGCTAACGAATGAAGCTGTACGCTATATACATGCAACGGATTCGGGTAAGCATTATTATGAAGTAACGCCACAAGAAGCAAGAGCAATTCGTGCAGTGCCAAAATGGCAATCTCCTCATGTTCCACACCTTGCTTCGATTGTCGATAAACAAATCACAGTGCGCGATGGTGCAAAAATTAATGTACGTATTTATACACCTGTTCATGATGAAATATTACCCGTTATTGTTTATTACCACGGCGGTGGTTGGGTATTTGGTGATTTGGAGTCAGCTGATGCAGGCTGTCAGTTACTCGCTGAAAAAGCGCAGGCAATCGTCGTATCAATCGATTATCGATTAGCGCCGGAATATCTATTTCCAACACCGCTGCTTGATGCTTATGATGGCTTACTTTGGGTATATGAAAACATAGCAACTTTTGGCGGTGAGGCAGCGCGTATAACAGTTGCTGGAGATAGTGCTGGTGGGAACTTAGCAACAGTAGTCGCCTATTTAGCTGCTATTTTAAATGGACCCAAAATTTCTGCACAGGCACTTATTTATCCTGTCACAAATGTCAATTTCACTACAGCTTCCTACGCAACTTATGGTGAACACTATGGTTTAGACAAACAAGGCATGAAATGGTTTGCTCATCATTATACAGATATCGATAACTATACAAATCCACTCGTATCTCCACTGCATATAGAGCATGTTAGCGTCTTACCAAAAACAATCATCATCGCGGCAGAAGCAGATGTACTCTATGACGAAGGCCTTGCTTATGCACAAAAATTAGCCGATACAGGTGTAATTGTCGAACATGTACGCATGGCTGGACTCATCCATAGTTATTTCAGCAAAATGGATTATTTCGAGGAAGCTACCATTGATACAGTTGAAAAAATCGCTGCATTTTTGAAATAA
- a CDS encoding class I SAM-dependent rRNA methyltransferase, whose amino-acid sequence MTQTIALQINNQFAGPLKKGYPLILKDAVDVRKLPQEEGALLRLTDIHNRFIGTGYYGLQNKGIGWVLTPDANEEIDTAFFAKKIRKAIQNREKFFNNAHTTAFRAFNGEGDGIGGMTIDFFDGYYMVSWYSAGIYSFKEAVYEALAETVNYKAIYEKKRFDSKGQYMEQDDFVMGTPGEFPIIVKENGMNFAVNLNDGAMTGIFLDQREVRLAIRERYSQHKSMLNTFSYTGAFSVAASLGGATKTTSVDVAKRSVAKTIEQFSVNNIDYEAQDIKVMDVFHYFKYAQRHNLKFDLVVVDPPSFARTKQMTFSTAKDYPKLLMDTIEITEKNGIIVASTNNASFGIKKFKGFIDQAFKATNTRYKIVEEFGLPKDFRVPREYPEFNYLKVVFIQKLN is encoded by the coding sequence ATGACACAAACTATTGCATTACAAATTAATAATCAATTTGCCGGACCATTAAAAAAAGGCTATCCGCTTATTTTAAAGGATGCGGTCGATGTACGTAAACTTCCTCAAGAGGAAGGAGCCTTACTACGACTCACGGATATTCATAATCGCTTTATTGGTACAGGCTATTATGGTTTACAAAATAAAGGCATTGGCTGGGTACTAACGCCCGATGCCAATGAAGAAATTGATACAGCGTTTTTTGCCAAAAAAATTAGAAAAGCCATACAAAATCGTGAAAAGTTCTTTAACAATGCTCATACCACAGCCTTCCGTGCCTTTAATGGAGAAGGTGATGGCATTGGCGGTATGACGATTGACTTCTTTGATGGCTATTATATGGTGAGTTGGTACAGTGCTGGCATTTATTCATTTAAAGAAGCAGTCTATGAGGCACTTGCCGAGACAGTCAACTATAAAGCCATATATGAGAAAAAGCGTTTTGATAGTAAAGGTCAATATATGGAACAGGACGATTTCGTTATGGGTACGCCCGGCGAGTTTCCGATCATCGTAAAAGAAAATGGTATGAATTTCGCTGTTAATTTAAACGACGGTGCGATGACAGGTATTTTCCTGGATCAACGCGAAGTACGTCTCGCCATTCGTGAACGCTATTCTCAGCATAAAAGCATGCTCAATACATTCTCCTATACCGGGGCATTTTCTGTAGCTGCATCTCTTGGTGGAGCAACAAAAACAACAAGTGTAGACGTAGCCAAGCGCAGTGTAGCGAAAACAATCGAGCAATTTAGTGTCAATAACATAGACTACGAAGCACAAGACATTAAAGTGATGGATGTCTTTCATTATTTCAAATATGCACAGCGACACAATTTAAAATTCGACCTTGTTGTAGTTGATCCACCTAGCTTCGCCCGGACGAAGCAAATGACATTCTCAACGGCCAAGGACTATCCAAAGTTACTAATGGATACAATCGAAATTACCGAAAAAAATGGCATCATTGTAGCCTCAACGAATAATGCAAGCTTTGGTATAAAAAAGTTTAAAGGCTTTATCGACCAAGCATTCAAAGCAACAAATACTCGCTATAAAATTGTAGAGGAATTCGGCTTACCTAAGGATTTCCGCGTACCACGTGAATACCCTGAATTCAATTATTTAAAGGTTGTTTTCATTCAAAAGCTTAACTAA
- a CDS encoding precorrin-3B methylase → MNAFRNNIPEKTFATLNEHGEYTRLGISPGIINKHYTPAQFQKMAEVVGESGAIKYSASYSILLSVPTKGLEKAIKSLQEAGLYIAKQGSIVAMKACDFCDGDKMEAAAITAQLYNALEGIEVPKRVRLNVNGCASACYNAVYDDIGLVYQKDSFDIYLGAIPMGAHAQAGTLFAKRVSIQHIEDFLYQIITHYKAFARPEEPFYRFYRRTHSAEFWQTLKNE, encoded by the coding sequence GTGAACGCATTTCGTAATAATATCCCGGAGAAAACATTTGCAACACTCAATGAGCACGGAGAATATACACGTCTAGGCATAAGTCCGGGTATTATTAATAAGCACTATACACCAGCACAATTTCAAAAAATGGCGGAAGTAGTTGGTGAGAGTGGGGCTATTAAATATTCGGCATCTTACAGTATCCTTTTGTCTGTACCTACCAAAGGGCTAGAGAAAGCAATAAAATCATTGCAAGAAGCTGGCTTGTATATCGCAAAGCAGGGATCAATTGTGGCGATGAAGGCGTGTGATTTTTGTGATGGCGATAAAATGGAGGCTGCAGCGATTACAGCTCAATTATACAATGCATTAGAAGGCATTGAAGTTCCTAAAAGAGTACGTTTAAATGTGAACGGTTGTGCATCCGCCTGCTATAATGCGGTTTATGACGATATTGGCCTTGTTTATCAGAAGGACAGCTTTGACATTTATTTAGGTGCAATACCTATGGGGGCTCATGCACAGGCGGGGACATTATTTGCAAAACGCGTGTCGATTCAACATATAGAAGACTTTCTTTATCAAATCATTACACACTATAAAGCATTTGCACGTCCGGAAGAACCCTTTTATAGATTTTATCGTAGAACACATAGCGCTGAATTTTGGCAAACGCTAAAAAACGAGTGA
- a CDS encoding ABC transporter substrate-binding protein — protein MNKWKGIWLILAIAVLSILGACNSKDEQESASQSEKVEPAQAETTEITIDNNDTTQVYTEAPKKAISLNQHVTEIMLALGLEDSMVGTAYLDDKIYEPLQAAYDKVPILAEQYPSKEQVIDTEADFLYAGWKSGFGEKGVGTPEELEALGIHTYLHTSSSITNPKLDDIFTDIRNIASIFRVVDRGEALIEQMTKNVDAVREKLPQDKDALRVLVYDSGEKEVFTAAQNFMNELVTVAGGKNIFGDVASGWTTVSKEDAVERNPEVIVVIDYGATTAEEKINFLKNDPALKETAAVSNERFVILPLSAASEGVRAAEAIQILAQGFYPENF, from the coding sequence ATGAACAAATGGAAAGGCATATGGCTTATTCTTGCAATTGCAGTGCTAAGCATTTTGGGTGCTTGCAACAGTAAGGATGAACAAGAATCAGCTTCGCAAAGTGAAAAGGTAGAACCAGCACAAGCTGAAACTACGGAAATAACGATTGACAATAATGATACAACGCAAGTTTATACCGAAGCACCAAAAAAAGCGATTAGCTTAAATCAGCATGTCACTGAAATAATGCTAGCTCTAGGCCTAGAAGATTCAATGGTAGGTACAGCTTATCTAGATGATAAAATTTATGAACCGTTACAAGCTGCGTATGATAAAGTGCCAATATTAGCTGAACAGTACCCGTCGAAAGAACAAGTAATTGATACAGAAGCCGATTTTTTATATGCAGGATGGAAAAGTGGATTTGGTGAGAAGGGCGTTGGAACGCCAGAAGAATTAGAAGCACTTGGCATCCACACATATTTACATACCTCTTCAAGTATTACGAATCCAAAGCTAGACGACATTTTTACTGATATTCGTAATATCGCATCCATTTTTCGAGTAGTGGATCGAGGAGAAGCTTTAATTGAGCAAATGACGAAAAATGTAGACGCTGTACGAGAAAAATTACCACAAGATAAGGATGCCCTACGTGTTCTTGTTTATGATAGTGGTGAAAAGGAAGTCTTTACAGCTGCACAAAACTTTATGAATGAGCTTGTTACAGTAGCCGGTGGTAAGAATATCTTTGGTGATGTGGCATCAGGTTGGACAACTGTGTCAAAAGAAGATGCAGTAGAACGTAATCCTGAAGTTATTGTTGTCATTGACTACGGTGCTACAACAGCGGAGGAAAAAATTAACTTCCTAAAAAATGATCCAGCGTTAAAAGAAACAGCAGCCGTGAGCAATGAACGCTTTGTTATTTTACCGCTTTCAGCAGCATCAGAAGGGGTTCGTGCTGCAGAGGCGATTCAAATTTTAGCGCAAGGATTCTATCCGGAGAATTTCTAA
- a CDS encoding elongation factor G, with the protein MYKTIGVLAHVDAGKTTFSEQLLYHTNSIQARGRVDHQDTFLDNHAIERARGITIFAEQARMQIGDDIYTLIDTPGHIDFSPEMERAIRVMDYAIIIVSAVEGVQGHTETVWQLLRQYHVPTLFFINKIDREGADVDAVMAQLQKDCSDDVLLIDEPLRADIVPSHMKEWLAERDEQLLDAFLADTLENHTCVTRLQTMMKEELAFPCFIGSALKDIGIKEFLIQLPLLTETHYKKEEPFHGEVFKIRHDGQQRLTFMKALQGTLHVRDDFTFGETSEKVTEIRLYNGHRFETTQEVSAGEIFAVKGLSQAKIGDILGNSKSPQPYELVPTLQAKVQYLGQQHIKEVLKIFRLLEAEEPSLRVVWHEKFQEIHVHIMGVIQLEVLSEVLKERFTLTVTFGEPKILYMETIASTVTGYGHFEPLKHYAEVHLRMTPTTRGTGNTFANACHADDLSVGHQRLIEKHLFEREHHGLLTGYPVTDIHFTLLTGSAHIKHTEGGDFREATFRALRQGLEQAENMLLEPYYRFKLKAPNDFIGRMMTDIQQAAGTFDAPLLTEEQVILIGRAPVATFMSYSTVFAAYTNGKGSLSLQFGGYDVCHNTEEIIAQIAYDKNADPAYTSSSIFCAKGKGYSIPWHEAQAAMHCIK; encoded by the coding sequence ATGTACAAAACGATTGGCGTACTTGCTCATGTGGATGCAGGAAAAACGACATTCTCGGAGCAGTTACTTTATCATACAAATAGCATTCAAGCTCGTGGACGTGTCGATCACCAGGATACTTTTTTAGATAATCATGCGATTGAACGTGCACGTGGCATTACTATATTTGCTGAACAAGCGCGCATGCAAATAGGCGACGATATTTATACACTTATTGATACACCCGGACATATTGATTTTTCCCCTGAAATGGAACGTGCAATTCGTGTCATGGACTATGCCATTATTATCGTTAGTGCTGTTGAGGGCGTACAAGGCCATACCGAAACGGTGTGGCAGCTACTACGCCAATACCATGTACCGACCTTGTTCTTTATCAATAAAATAGATCGTGAAGGGGCCGATGTCGATGCGGTCATGGCACAGCTTCAAAAGGACTGCTCAGACGACGTGTTGTTAATCGATGAACCACTCCGTGCAGACATTGTACCAAGTCATATGAAAGAATGGCTCGCTGAACGTGATGAACAGCTACTCGATGCTTTCCTTGCTGACACGTTGGAGAATCATACTTGTGTCACTCGCTTGCAAACAATGATGAAGGAAGAGTTAGCCTTTCCATGCTTTATCGGGTCCGCCTTAAAAGATATTGGCATCAAGGAATTTTTGATACAGCTCCCCCTCCTTACTGAGACGCATTATAAAAAAGAGGAACCTTTTCATGGTGAAGTATTTAAAATTCGTCATGATGGGCAACAGCGCTTAACTTTTATGAAAGCATTACAAGGCACGCTGCATGTGCGTGACGATTTTACTTTTGGTGAGACTTCTGAAAAAGTGACGGAAATACGCTTATATAATGGGCATCGCTTTGAAACGACACAAGAAGTAAGTGCTGGAGAAATATTTGCCGTAAAGGGTCTTAGTCAGGCAAAGATTGGTGACATATTAGGCAATTCAAAGAGTCCCCAGCCCTATGAACTAGTGCCAACATTACAAGCAAAGGTGCAATATTTAGGACAACAGCATATAAAGGAAGTATTGAAAATCTTCCGTTTGCTTGAAGCCGAGGAGCCCTCGTTACGTGTTGTGTGGCACGAGAAATTCCAGGAAATTCACGTACATATTATGGGCGTTATTCAACTTGAGGTATTGAGCGAAGTGCTAAAAGAGCGCTTTACACTGACAGTTACATTTGGTGAGCCAAAAATTTTATATATGGAAACAATTGCATCGACTGTGACAGGCTATGGTCATTTTGAACCTTTAAAGCATTATGCTGAGGTACATTTACGTATGACGCCAACTACACGTGGTACTGGCAATACGTTTGCCAATGCATGTCATGCTGATGATTTATCTGTCGGGCATCAACGGCTTATTGAAAAGCATTTATTTGAGCGCGAACATCATGGCCTACTAACAGGTTATCCTGTAACAGATATCCATTTCACCCTTCTAACAGGAAGTGCACATATAAAGCATACCGAAGGCGGTGATTTTCGAGAAGCGACATTCCGCGCACTACGTCAAGGTCTTGAACAAGCTGAAAATATGCTACTTGAACCCTATTACCGTTTCAAGCTAAAGGCGCCCAACGATTTTATCGGCCGCATGATGACCGATATTCAACAAGCAGCAGGTACATTCGATGCACCACTTTTGACAGAAGAGCAAGTAATATTAATAGGGCGTGCACCTGTCGCTACATTCATGAGCTATAGTACAGTCTTTGCTGCCTACACAAATGGCAAGGGCTCACTGTCGCTACAATTTGGTGGCTATGATGTTTGTCATAATACAGAGGAAATCATTGCCCAAATAGCCTACGATAAAAATGCCGATCCTGCGTATACTTCGTCTAGTATATTTTGTGCCAAAGGGAAAGGCTACTCGATTCCATGGCATGAAGCACAAGCTGCCATGCATTGCATAAAATAA